One segment of Curtobacterium poinsettiae DNA contains the following:
- a CDS encoding OBAP family protein — protein MPLNPTVHDRKTGVTPPGGSGGFELALLDRGAAVLQTSAPLRGFDVYVVGFHCVKGEPDVQMEAHHFCKVVNAEMLQCVLFDGNTADANLIGIEYIVSERLFDSLPEDEQASWHPHNHEVFSGELVAPGLPIAVETELMGHLVNSYGKTWHTWHSTPMGSQPAHDLPVGDPMLMWSFNREGEVDSALQQDRNQAMRTDPEPRKESRAKYLDRAHPQRGVGTMRDAFTGTTPTPGVVDADDGRP, from the coding sequence CGGTGTCACCCCGCCCGGAGGGTCCGGCGGCTTCGAGCTCGCCCTGCTCGACCGCGGCGCCGCCGTGCTGCAGACCTCGGCGCCGCTGCGGGGCTTCGACGTCTACGTGGTGGGGTTCCACTGCGTGAAGGGCGAGCCCGACGTGCAGATGGAGGCGCACCACTTCTGCAAGGTGGTGAACGCCGAGATGCTGCAGTGCGTGCTCTTCGACGGCAACACCGCCGACGCGAACCTGATCGGCATCGAGTACATCGTGTCCGAGCGGCTCTTCGACTCCCTGCCCGAGGACGAGCAGGCGTCGTGGCACCCGCACAACCACGAGGTGTTCTCCGGTGAACTCGTCGCTCCGGGCCTGCCGATCGCGGTCGAGACCGAGCTGATGGGGCACCTGGTGAACTCGTACGGCAAGACCTGGCACACCTGGCACAGCACCCCGATGGGTTCGCAGCCTGCACACGACCTGCCGGTCGGCGACCCGATGCTCATGTGGTCGTTCAACCGCGAGGGCGAGGTGGACAGCGCGCTGCAGCAGGACCGGAACCAGGCGATGCGCACCGATCCGGAACCGCGCAAGGAGTCGCGGGCGAAGTACCTCGACCGCGCCCACCCGCAGCGCGGTGTCGGCACGATGCGCGACGCCTTCACCGGCACCACCCCGACCCCGGGCGTCGTCGACGCGGACGACGGACGCCCCTGA
- a CDS encoding DUF4383 domain-containing protein: MTSSAATARTTSGSTWTQRGAFVFGVVFLIVGIAGFIPGLTMNMGSMSMAGHGSMALLLGLFQVSVLHNIVHLLFGIVGLLAARRAASARLYLVAGGIVYAVLFVYGLFTAGMAGGANFVPLNSADNVLHAFLAVAMIVLGFVLPRIGTRTAR; encoded by the coding sequence ATGACCAGCAGCGCAGCAACCGCACGCACCACCTCCGGTTCGACGTGGACCCAGCGGGGCGCGTTCGTCTTCGGTGTCGTCTTCCTGATCGTCGGCATCGCCGGGTTCATCCCCGGACTCACCATGAACATGGGCTCGATGTCCATGGCCGGCCACGGCTCCATGGCCCTGCTCCTGGGCCTGTTCCAGGTGTCCGTCCTGCACAACATCGTGCACCTGCTCTTCGGCATCGTCGGGCTGCTCGCCGCCCGCCGTGCAGCCTCCGCACGCCTGTACCTCGTCGCCGGCGGCATCGTCTACGCGGTGCTCTTCGTCTACGGGCTCTTCACCGCGGGCATGGCCGGTGGCGCGAACTTCGTGCCGCTGAACAGCGCGGACAACGTGCTGCACGCCTTCCTGGCCGTCGCGATGATCGTGCTCGGCTTCGTCCTGCCGCGGATCGGGACGCGCACCGCGCGCTGA
- a CDS encoding TetR family transcriptional regulator, with translation MTDQQQTRGYRSRQDRRAELLDAAALVVRDDGLRGLTTRAVAARAGVAHGVVHYAFGARRNLVVALLERQARAVLPPVLAAADEHDDLAAALEAGISAYLDLVRREPERFRVLEALSATALAPDGDGDLLDAERRLWRDGVVAGIERWTARHGAAPSEPVPVVADAVITLVDGLARAAWSDPDSTATAGSRALLVRGLTTAVTAAVTAEH, from the coding sequence ATGACCGACCAGCAGCAGACGCGCGGGTACCGCAGCCGACAGGACCGCCGTGCGGAACTGCTCGACGCCGCCGCCCTGGTCGTGCGGGACGACGGCCTGCGCGGCCTCACCACCCGGGCCGTCGCCGCTCGCGCCGGCGTCGCCCACGGTGTCGTGCACTACGCCTTCGGGGCCCGGCGCAACCTGGTCGTCGCGCTGCTCGAGCGGCAGGCGCGTGCGGTCCTGCCGCCGGTGCTCGCGGCCGCCGACGAGCACGACGACCTCGCCGCCGCGCTCGAGGCGGGGATCTCGGCGTACCTCGACCTGGTGCGGCGCGAACCCGAGCGGTTCCGGGTGCTCGAGGCCCTCAGCGCGACGGCCCTCGCCCCGGACGGCGACGGGGACCTGCTCGACGCCGAACGTCGGCTCTGGCGCGACGGCGTGGTCGCCGGGATCGAGCGCTGGACCGCGCGGCACGGAGCGGCGCCGTCCGAGCCGGTGCCCGTGGTCGCCGACGCCGTGATCACCCTGGTGGACGGACTCGCCCGCGCCGCGTGGAGCGATCCGGACAGCACCGCGACCGCCGGATCGCGGGCGTTGCTGGTGCGCGGATTGACCACCGCGGTGACCGCCGCCGTGACCGCCGAGCACTGA
- a CDS encoding GNAT family N-acetyltransferase — protein MEIVVRAAGPAELEAAAAVLAEAFADDPVLAEFRPSRPGEDRPAVLTGLFAALIRSVPMPARRVDVATIGDRVVGAAFWQAPGRQPGGVRAFVRQVPAFLRVLGLGGALRAVAHLRRMERARPATPHWYLAEIGVSASARGRGIGGLLLGHALERADRTSDGAYLESSTPVNRRLYRRHGFADGAPIAGFRAATPISMWRPAAG, from the coding sequence ATGGAGATCGTCGTCCGAGCAGCAGGACCCGCCGAACTCGAGGCGGCCGCGGCCGTCCTCGCCGAGGCCTTCGCCGACGACCCGGTCCTCGCCGAGTTCCGGCCGTCGCGACCCGGTGAGGACCGCCCCGCCGTGCTGACCGGGCTGTTCGCCGCGCTCATCCGGTCGGTGCCGATGCCCGCGCGACGGGTGGACGTCGCCACGATCGGTGACCGGGTGGTCGGCGCCGCCTTCTGGCAGGCACCCGGTCGGCAGCCCGGTGGCGTCCGGGCCTTCGTGCGGCAGGTGCCGGCGTTCCTCCGGGTCCTGGGGCTCGGCGGGGCGCTCCGCGCGGTCGCCCACCTGCGCCGCATGGAGCGCGCCCGACCGGCCACCCCGCACTGGTACCTCGCCGAGATCGGGGTGTCGGCGTCAGCGCGTGGTCGGGGCATCGGCGGACTGCTGCTCGGCCACGCACTCGAGCGCGCGGACCGGACGTCGGACGGTGCGTACCTGGAGTCCTCCACCCCGGTGAACCGCCGGCTGTACCGACGGCACGGGTTCGCGGACGGCGCGCCGATCGCGGGGTTCCGCGCGGCGACCCCGATCAGCATGTGGCGTCCGGCCGCCGGCTGA
- a CDS encoding VOC family protein: MASGVAAVWVPVSDMERAVAFYRDTLGLTVKDQSDDWSEIDAGGLMIGLNGRESASQASEGGAVVSFQPDGSIEDEVASLKERGADIQGEISEHPWGKIIPFKDSEGNDLQLYSPPQG; encoded by the coding sequence ATGGCAAGTGGAGTCGCAGCAGTCTGGGTCCCGGTCAGCGACATGGAGCGCGCCGTCGCGTTCTACCGCGACACGCTCGGTCTCACCGTCAAGGACCAGTCCGACGACTGGAGCGAGATCGACGCCGGCGGCCTGATGATCGGCCTGAACGGGCGCGAGTCCGCCAGCCAGGCGAGCGAGGGCGGCGCCGTCGTGTCGTTCCAGCCGGACGGCAGCATCGAGGACGAGGTCGCCTCGCTCAAGGAGCGCGGCGCGGACATCCAGGGCGAGATCAGTGAGCACCCGTGGGGCAAGATCATCCCCTTCAAGGACAGCGAGGGCAACGACCTGCAGCTCTACTCGCCGCCGCAGGGCTGA
- a CDS encoding LacI family DNA-binding transcriptional regulator, which produces MSEVRSARQRATIQDVADEAGMSRGTVSRVLNDEPYVSPKAREAVQDAVRRVGYVRSAAARSLVTRRSGAIALIVHEPSVVVLDDPNIGNILIGTNAVLSDADQQLVTIMVDSARDSERVVEYLRGGFVDGAIVLSARDGDPITGAIEEIGMPACFVGHPSDAANISYIGIDNRAAAEQITRRLVDTGRRRIGMLASGLDRDSGQDRLAGFTAALGERFDPDLVARNPLFSYTAGAEGMRELLERAPDIDGVFAASDAVAAGAMDVLQRSGRSVPGDVGVVGFDDSAWALRCDPQLSTVRQPARLLGEQAAHQVLEQIGGTDDGPRGLLLPTEVVWRGSA; this is translated from the coding sequence ATGTCCGAGGTCCGATCCGCTCGTCAGCGCGCCACGATCCAGGACGTCGCCGACGAAGCGGGGATGTCGCGCGGCACCGTCTCACGGGTGCTCAACGACGAGCCGTACGTGTCCCCGAAGGCGCGCGAGGCCGTGCAGGACGCCGTCCGACGTGTCGGCTACGTGCGCAGCGCCGCCGCCCGCAGCCTGGTCACCCGGCGGTCCGGGGCGATCGCGCTCATCGTCCACGAACCCTCGGTCGTGGTGCTCGACGACCCCAACATCGGCAACATCCTGATCGGCACGAACGCCGTGCTGTCCGATGCCGACCAGCAGCTCGTCACGATCATGGTCGACTCCGCCCGCGACAGCGAGCGCGTGGTCGAGTACCTGCGCGGCGGGTTCGTCGACGGCGCCATCGTGCTGTCCGCCCGTGACGGCGACCCGATCACCGGCGCGATCGAGGAGATCGGCATGCCCGCGTGCTTCGTCGGGCACCCGTCCGACGCCGCGAACATCTCGTACATCGGCATCGACAACCGCGCCGCCGCCGAGCAGATCACCCGGCGACTGGTCGACACCGGTCGACGCCGGATCGGGATGCTCGCGTCCGGGCTCGACCGCGACTCCGGCCAGGACCGTCTGGCGGGGTTCACCGCGGCACTCGGCGAGCGCTTCGACCCCGACCTCGTCGCCCGGAACCCCCTGTTCAGCTACACCGCCGGCGCCGAGGGCATGCGCGAGCTGCTCGAGCGAGCCCCGGACATCGACGGAGTGTTCGCCGCGTCGGACGCGGTCGCCGCCGGTGCCATGGACGTCCTGCAGCGCAGCGGCCGGAGCGTGCCGGGTGACGTCGGCGTGGTCGGGTTCGACGACAGTGCCTGGGCGCTCCGGTGTGACCCGCAGCTGTCGACGGTGCGGCAGCCGGCGCGCCTGCTCGGCGAGCAGGCGGCGCACCAGGTCCTCGAGCAGATCGGCGGCACCGACGACGGTCCACGCGGTCTGCTGTTGCCGACGGAGGTCGTCTGGCGCGGGTCCGCGTAG
- a CDS encoding beta-galactosidase, whose product MTTTTLPTTATGALGLGSTGLAFGCDYNPEQWDPEVWVEDVRLMREAGVNLVAINVFGWSHVEPRQGEYDFAALDTVIELLHGAGIGVDLGTGTASTPPWLTSRYPEVLPVVADGTTRWPGGRQAFCPSSPVYREHALALVRATAERYGDHPAVRLWHVSNELGCHNAHCYCDVSAQAFRGWLQARYGTVDALNAAWGTSFWSQRYSAWEQVLPPRATLSFTNPAQTIDFDRFSSDELLGHHRAEAAVLRELSDKPVTTNFMVAAHITALDYWSWAGDMDVIANDHYLDHRLPRPHVELAFAADTTRGLAGGAPWLLMEHSTGAVNWQPHNVAKAPGEMLRNTAAHIARGADGVCFFQWRASVQGSEKFHSALLPHAGTESGTWHDVVALGALVERLGELRGSRVVADVALVFSWENQWAADLEAHPSTALRYLEQVHAFHAALWDLGVTVDVVAPGAPLDGYALVVVPELYLVRDEHAAVIADHVAGGGHAIVSCFSGIVDERDRVRTGGYPGAFRDLLGVRVDEFLPLAADATIALSDGTTGSVWSEPVELRGATSVVDYAEGSLAGRPAVTRNEHGAGTAWYTSTVLDTGALGGFVHRVLDEAGVRADPAVRPGLEVIRRRDDTHEWVFLLNHSDHTVEHHEAGHELVADRPVTGTTAIAPGGTQIIRTDRNRS is encoded by the coding sequence GTGACGACCACCACCCTGCCGACGACCGCCACCGGCGCGCTCGGCCTCGGCTCGACGGGCCTCGCGTTCGGGTGCGACTACAACCCCGAGCAGTGGGACCCCGAGGTGTGGGTCGAGGACGTCCGGCTCATGCGCGAGGCCGGCGTGAACCTCGTCGCGATCAACGTCTTCGGCTGGTCGCACGTCGAGCCGCGGCAGGGTGAGTACGACTTCGCCGCGCTCGACACCGTCATCGAGCTGCTGCACGGCGCGGGCATCGGGGTCGACCTCGGCACGGGTACCGCCTCGACGCCGCCGTGGCTCACCAGCCGGTACCCCGAGGTCCTGCCCGTCGTCGCCGACGGCACCACCCGCTGGCCCGGTGGCCGCCAGGCGTTCTGCCCGAGCTCCCCGGTCTACCGCGAGCACGCCCTCGCCCTGGTCCGTGCCACCGCCGAGCGCTACGGCGACCACCCCGCCGTGCGGCTCTGGCACGTGTCGAACGAGCTCGGCTGCCACAACGCGCACTGCTACTGCGACGTCTCCGCCCAGGCGTTCCGCGGTTGGCTGCAGGCCCGGTACGGCACGGTCGACGCACTCAACGCCGCCTGGGGCACCTCGTTCTGGAGCCAGCGCTACTCCGCGTGGGAGCAGGTGCTGCCGCCCCGCGCGACGCTGTCGTTCACGAACCCGGCGCAGACCATCGACTTCGACCGGTTCTCGTCCGACGAGCTCCTCGGTCACCACCGTGCCGAGGCCGCCGTCCTGCGCGAGCTGAGTGACAAGCCCGTCACGACGAACTTCATGGTCGCCGCGCACATCACGGCACTCGACTACTGGTCGTGGGCCGGCGACATGGACGTCATCGCGAACGACCACTACCTGGACCACCGCCTGCCCCGGCCGCACGTCGAGCTCGCCTTCGCCGCCGACACCACCCGTGGCCTGGCCGGCGGCGCCCCCTGGCTGCTCATGGAGCACTCGACGGGCGCCGTCAACTGGCAGCCGCACAACGTCGCGAAGGCCCCGGGCGAGATGCTCCGGAACACCGCGGCGCACATCGCCCGCGGCGCCGACGGGGTCTGCTTCTTCCAGTGGCGCGCATCCGTGCAGGGCAGCGAGAAGTTCCACTCCGCGCTGCTGCCGCACGCCGGAACCGAGTCGGGGACCTGGCACGACGTGGTCGCGCTCGGCGCCCTGGTCGAGCGGCTCGGCGAGCTGCGCGGCTCCCGCGTGGTCGCTGACGTCGCGCTCGTGTTCAGCTGGGAGAACCAGTGGGCGGCCGACCTGGAGGCCCACCCCAGCACCGCGCTCCGCTACCTGGAGCAGGTCCACGCCTTCCACGCCGCGCTCTGGGACCTCGGCGTGACCGTCGACGTCGTCGCCCCCGGGGCACCGCTCGACGGGTACGCGCTCGTCGTCGTCCCCGAGCTGTACCTGGTGCGCGACGAGCACGCGGCCGTCATCGCCGACCACGTCGCCGGCGGCGGGCACGCGATCGTCAGCTGCTTCAGCGGCATCGTCGACGAGCGCGACCGGGTCCGCACCGGCGGCTACCCCGGCGCCTTCCGTGACCTGCTCGGCGTGCGGGTGGACGAGTTCCTCCCGCTCGCCGCCGACGCCACGATCGCGCTGTCCGACGGCACGACCGGCAGCGTCTGGTCGGAGCCGGTCGAGCTGCGCGGTGCGACGAGCGTCGTCGACTACGCCGAGGGCTCGCTCGCCGGCCGCCCGGCCGTCACCCGCAACGAGCACGGCGCCGGGACCGCCTGGTACACGTCCACGGTGCTCGACACCGGTGCGCTGGGCGGGTTCGTCCACCGCGTCCTCGACGAGGCCGGGGTGCGCGCCGACCCCGCCGTCCGCCCCGGACTCGAGGTCATCCGACGCCGGGACGACACCCACGAGTGGGTCTTCCTGCTGAACCACTCCGACCACACCGTCGAGCACCACGAGGCCGGCCACGAGCTCGTCGCCGACCGCCCCGTCACCGGGACCACCGCGATCGCACCCGGCGGGACCCAGATCATCCGCACCGACAGGAACCGCTCATGA
- a CDS encoding carbohydrate ABC transporter permease gives MTTTAQSPSATRRRRGGGFRYRRAIAIFVLPFAVLFTAFYLVPILYAVWESLQKIERQGTFGAPTQVFGGLSQYALVFQDGEFWSSVLRVLLFGVVQVPVMLGLALLFALLLDSPLLRGKRFFRLAFFAPYAVPGVIAAIMWGYLYAPDLSPFSAVTSRVDLLGGSTVLWAVANVVTWVYVGYNMLIIYSSLLAIPAEVYEAAKLDGASQLRIALSIKIPLVVPAIVLTAVFSVIGTLQLLTEPTVFRQFTSTISSTFTPNMLVYSTSSVPNFNLAAAFSVVLAVATFVLSIGFLRLTQRKAAE, from the coding sequence ATGACCACCACCGCACAGTCGCCCAGCGCGACCCGACGACGCCGGGGCGGCGGGTTCCGCTACCGCCGCGCCATCGCGATCTTCGTCCTGCCGTTCGCCGTCCTGTTCACGGCGTTCTACCTGGTCCCCATCCTCTACGCCGTGTGGGAGTCGCTGCAGAAGATCGAGCGGCAGGGCACGTTCGGTGCCCCGACGCAGGTCTTCGGCGGTCTGAGCCAGTACGCCCTGGTGTTCCAGGACGGCGAGTTCTGGAGCTCGGTGCTCCGCGTGCTGCTGTTCGGTGTCGTGCAGGTGCCGGTGATGCTCGGGCTCGCGCTCCTGTTCGCCCTGCTGCTGGACTCCCCGCTGCTGCGCGGCAAGCGGTTCTTCCGCCTGGCGTTCTTCGCGCCGTACGCGGTTCCCGGCGTCATCGCCGCGATCATGTGGGGCTACCTCTACGCCCCCGACCTGTCGCCGTTCTCCGCGGTGACCTCGCGGGTCGACCTGCTCGGCGGCAGCACCGTGCTGTGGGCCGTCGCCAACGTCGTGACCTGGGTCTACGTCGGCTACAACATGCTCATCATCTACTCGTCGCTCCTCGCGATCCCGGCCGAGGTGTACGAGGCGGCGAAGCTCGACGGTGCGTCCCAGCTCCGGATCGCCCTGTCGATCAAGATCCCGCTCGTGGTGCCGGCCATCGTCCTCACCGCGGTGTTCTCCGTCATCGGCACCCTGCAGCTGCTGACCGAGCCGACGGTGTTCCGACAGTTCACCTCGACCATCTCGTCGACGTTCACGCCGAACATGCTCGTCTACTCGACGTCCTCGGTGCCGAACTTCAACCTCGCCGCGGCGTTCTCGGTCGTCCTCGCCGTCGCCACGTTCGTCCTGTCGATCGGGTTCCTCCGACTGACCCAGCGGAAGGCCGCCGAATGA
- a CDS encoding carbohydrate ABC transporter permease: MTVNAPTQGDLVRDVGRPLEPNRASRPHQRGARGPRESVISRSAAMIVMGVFTLYFLLPIFWLLVSSTKTAANFNSTFSLWFSATSVQDFFGNLVELFTRQDGIYLRWLLNSIAYAGVAGLLGTVLSAMCGYALAKYRFRGREVLFNVFLGGVLVPATALALPLFLIFSQVDLTDTFWSVFLPSIVSPFGVYLSRLFAASSVPDEIIEAARIDGSGEVRTFFTVAVRLMSPALVTIFLFQFVAVWNNFFLPLVMLRNSSLFPVTLGLYTWNSSVNQYPDLRTLVLIGSFVSIIPLLIAFLSLQRFWRSGLGSGGLK; encoded by the coding sequence ATGACCGTCAACGCCCCGACCCAAGGTGACCTCGTCCGCGACGTCGGCCGACCGCTCGAGCCGAACCGGGCCTCCCGTCCGCACCAGCGCGGAGCGCGCGGTCCGCGGGAGAGCGTCATCTCGCGCAGCGCCGCGATGATCGTGATGGGGGTCTTCACCCTCTACTTCCTGCTGCCGATCTTCTGGCTGCTGGTCTCGTCCACCAAGACCGCCGCGAACTTCAACTCGACGTTCTCGTTGTGGTTCAGTGCCACCTCGGTGCAGGACTTCTTCGGCAACCTCGTCGAGTTGTTCACGCGCCAGGACGGCATCTACCTGCGCTGGCTGCTGAACAGCATCGCCTACGCCGGGGTCGCCGGCCTGCTCGGCACCGTGCTCTCCGCGATGTGCGGGTACGCGCTGGCCAAGTACCGGTTCCGCGGCCGCGAGGTCCTGTTCAACGTGTTCCTCGGCGGCGTGCTCGTGCCGGCGACCGCCCTGGCCCTGCCGCTGTTCCTCATCTTCAGCCAGGTCGACCTGACCGACACGTTCTGGTCGGTGTTCCTGCCGAGCATCGTCAGTCCGTTCGGTGTCTACCTGTCGCGGCTGTTCGCGGCGTCGAGCGTGCCGGACGAGATCATCGAGGCTGCCCGGATCGACGGCTCCGGCGAGGTCCGGACGTTCTTCACCGTGGCGGTCCGGCTCATGTCGCCCGCGCTCGTGACGATCTTCCTGTTCCAGTTCGTCGCCGTGTGGAACAACTTCTTCCTGCCGCTCGTGATGCTCCGCAACTCGTCGCTGTTCCCCGTCACCCTGGGCCTCTACACGTGGAACTCGAGCGTGAACCAGTACCCGGACCTGCGCACCCTCGTGCTCATCGGATCGTTCGTCTCGATCATCCCGCTGCTCATCGCCTTCCTGAGCCTGCAGCGCTTCTGGCGCTCCGGCCTCGGCTCCGGCGGCCTGAAGTAG
- a CDS encoding ABC transporter substrate-binding protein has protein sequence MKTTKFLSVAAIAVAATVALAGCSTGGSSSGGGSDTAAASCKPSDGKVTLDFTTWVPNMDKVVAIWNKANPDIQVKVSIVANGNSGTYQNFFNQLKAKQAPDIGQVEYDTLPAFRVQGGLEDIGACAGISDAKKDFSDGLWNQVTFGESKSVYAVPQDSGPMALYYRKDLFEKAGLDAPKTWEEYAEDAVKIKKLGGNITNFAKGDVNQFAGLVSQAGGQWFENSGQDWKVNLNDDASKKVADYWQDLIDKKLVNTLPSFTDQWNSAYDSGKDWTWVSAVWGANTISSGAPSTSGKWAVAPMPQWKSGETKSAAWGGSSNVVFAGSEHPAEASKFLVWLNTSTEALSALNKEANLYPASTTGADLPALTEGLDFYGGQKIYEEFATAAKDIQPFTWGPTMTQTYSDVSDGFGQAASGSGTLAEALESGQSKTIAALKAQSIPVEG, from the coding sequence ATGAAGACAACGAAGTTCCTCAGCGTCGCCGCGATCGCCGTGGCCGCCACCGTGGCCCTCGCCGGCTGCAGCACCGGCGGCAGCAGCAGCGGGGGCGGATCCGACACCGCGGCTGCCAGCTGCAAGCCCTCGGACGGCAAGGTCACCCTCGACTTCACGACCTGGGTGCCGAACATGGACAAGGTCGTCGCGATCTGGAACAAGGCCAACCCGGACATCCAGGTCAAGGTCTCGATCGTCGCGAACGGCAACAGCGGCACCTACCAGAACTTCTTCAACCAGCTGAAGGCCAAGCAGGCGCCGGACATCGGCCAGGTCGAGTACGACACCCTGCCGGCGTTCCGCGTGCAGGGTGGCCTCGAGGACATCGGCGCGTGCGCCGGCATCAGCGACGCGAAGAAGGACTTCTCCGACGGCCTGTGGAACCAGGTGACCTTCGGTGAGTCGAAGTCGGTCTACGCGGTGCCGCAGGACTCCGGTCCGATGGCGCTGTACTACCGCAAGGACCTGTTCGAGAAGGCCGGCCTCGACGCTCCGAAGACGTGGGAGGAGTACGCCGAGGACGCCGTGAAGATCAAGAAGCTCGGCGGGAACATCACCAACTTCGCCAAGGGTGACGTCAACCAGTTCGCCGGGCTCGTCTCGCAGGCCGGTGGCCAGTGGTTCGAGAACTCGGGCCAGGACTGGAAGGTCAACCTGAACGACGACGCGTCGAAGAAGGTCGCCGACTACTGGCAGGACCTGATCGACAAGAAGCTCGTCAACACCCTGCCGAGCTTCACCGACCAGTGGAACAGCGCCTACGACAGCGGCAAGGACTGGACCTGGGTCTCCGCGGTCTGGGGTGCGAACACCATCTCGAGCGGCGCACCGTCGACCTCGGGCAAGTGGGCCGTCGCGCCGATGCCGCAGTGGAAGTCCGGTGAGACCAAGTCGGCTGCCTGGGGCGGTTCGTCGAACGTCGTCTTCGCGGGCAGCGAGCACCCGGCCGAGGCATCGAAGTTCCTGGTCTGGCTGAACACCTCGACCGAGGCGCTCTCCGCACTGAACAAGGAGGCCAACCTGTACCCGGCCTCGACCACCGGCGCCGACCTGCCGGCGCTGACCGAGGGGCTCGACTTCTACGGTGGCCAGAAGATCTACGAGGAGTTCGCAACCGCGGCGAAGGACATCCAGCCCTTCACCTGGGGCCCGACGATGACGCAGACCTACTCGGACGTCTCCGACGGATTCGGGCAGGCCGCGTCCGGCTCGGGCACGTTGGCCGAGGCGCTCGAGTCCGGGCAGTCCAAGACCATCGCTGCGCTCAAGGCGCAGTCGATCCCGGTCGAGGGCTGA
- a CDS encoding metal ABC transporter substrate-binding protein → MTRTRALTASLVAAIVALVATGCTTAGSDRPLVAVTTNILGDVVSEVVGDQADVMVLMPPGADPHSFEVSAQEAARLRSADLVVENGLGLEEGVARHVAAAAEDGVPVSTAGDAFDPLEWTTEDDSGPDPHFWTDPARMVDVVEALDRDLRDAGIEPTGTDAYLDELRDLDDTMTTAFRTVPEERRALVTNHHVFGYLADHYGFRVVGAVIPSGTTLASPSAADLRDLADAIDEAGVRTIFADASQPARLAEVLAEEVDLHVEIRPLATESLTEDGDAATYLGMMRSNTEAIVDGLSTGN, encoded by the coding sequence GTGACCCGCACCAGGGCCCTGACCGCGAGCCTCGTCGCCGCGATCGTCGCCCTCGTCGCCACCGGGTGCACCACCGCCGGCTCCGACCGGCCCCTCGTCGCGGTGACCACGAACATCCTCGGCGACGTCGTCAGCGAAGTCGTCGGGGACCAGGCCGACGTCATGGTCCTGATGCCCCCGGGCGCCGACCCCCACTCGTTCGAGGTCTCCGCGCAGGAAGCCGCACGACTGCGGAGCGCCGACCTGGTGGTCGAGAACGGCCTCGGGCTCGAAGAAGGGGTCGCCCGTCACGTCGCAGCGGCGGCCGAGGACGGCGTGCCGGTCTCCACCGCTGGGGACGCGTTCGACCCGCTGGAGTGGACCACCGAGGACGACAGCGGCCCCGACCCGCACTTCTGGACCGACCCCGCCCGCATGGTCGACGTGGTCGAGGCCCTCGACCGGGACCTGCGCGACGCCGGCATCGAGCCGACCGGCACCGATGCCTACCTGGACGAGCTCCGCGACCTGGACGACACGATGACGACCGCGTTCCGGACCGTGCCCGAGGAACGCCGGGCGCTCGTGACGAACCACCACGTGTTCGGGTACCTGGCCGACCACTACGGGTTCCGGGTCGTCGGGGCGGTGATCCCGAGCGGGACCACCCTGGCCTCCCCGAGCGCCGCCGACCTGCGCGACCTGGCCGACGCGATCGACGAGGCGGGAGTGCGGACGATCTTCGCCGACGCCTCGCAGCCCGCGCGACTGGCCGAGGTGCTGGCGGAGGAGGTCGACCTGCACGTCGAGATCCGCCCGCTGGCGACGGAGTCACTCACCGAGGACGGCGACGCCGCCACCTACCTCGGCATGATGCGCTCGAACACCGAGGCCATCGTCGACGGCCTGTCGACTGGTAATTGA